The following coding sequences lie in one Vespa velutina chromosome 24, iVesVel2.1, whole genome shotgun sequence genomic window:
- the LOC124956988 gene encoding membrane-bound transcription factor site-1 protease isoform X4, protein MYVFTYRNRLLRAIPRQITSILQADALWGMGVTGHGIKVAIFDTGLAASHPHFKKIKERSNWTNEKTLEDGLGHGTFVAGVIASSSRECLGFAPDAELHIFRVFTNAQVSYTSWFLDAFNYAILTKVTVLNLSIGGPDFMDHPFVDKVWELTANGVIMVSAIGNDGPLYGTLNNPADQMDVIGVGGINWEDQIAKFSSRGMTTWELPSGYGRVKPDLVTYGSGVRGSALQTGCRTLSGTSVASPVVAGAVALLASGFVQPDGSQNVKRRKVTPASMKQALLSSARRLPGVGMFEQGAGKLDLLRAFHFLRLYTPMCTLSPSYIDLTECQYMWPYCTQAVYHTGIPIIVNITIINGLGVSGHITDLTWHPYTGNGNGERIDISLTHSDVLWPWSGWLAVSITVPSSSRDWQGIAQGHISITIKSPPSDGEEESRQSTIELPLKAKVIPTPPRHKRILWDQYHNLRYPPGYFPRDDLHAKSDPLDWNGDHIHTNFKDMYQHLRNAGYYLEVLGHPFTCFDAKNYGTLLIVDTEEEFFPEEVAKLKQDVEEDGLSVIIFADWYNVTVMRKVKFYDENTRQWWVPDTGGANIPALNDLLYPNWGIAFSDQVQDGQFSLGQHSPVSFASGSTIARFPRDGVLLYAKLRDQGQEFLLETETGSSKLVPILGLLQTKRYESVKENYNIKDNDIKDFEEESPEDNHEKEHVNDMPGRLVVYGDSNCIDDSHLQKPCFWMLDAILEYTTTGRIATIFMNENSHPNKDPKESDHFENNILPQRIEGSNFKRHSKVVASEGTGAGRYRPLPSCPTITLALPKPVNESAPTNLYKSQKLLSVGSGIMAANPIPQEDSLWLKRHIGASVPFLYNNNLNGVVNNIKQNEQDHQVTVNQWYYIVIIIMVGVILFCLLNRWNWLIFRRHSRRKRTVGKLRRVIQAIAMRQVPQM, encoded by the exons ATGTATGTTTTCACATATAGAAACAG GTTGCTACGTGCTATTCCAAGACAAATCACAAGTATACTTCAAGCAGATGCATTATGGGGCATGGGTGTAACAGGTCATGGTATTAAG GTAGCAATATTTGATACTGGATTAGCTGCTAGCCATCcacatttcaaaaaaattaaagaacgtTCGAATTGGACAAATGAGAAAACTTTAGAAGATGGTTTAGGTCATGGAACATTTGTTGCTGGTGTTATAGCTTCATCTTCTAGAGAATGTCTTGGATTTGCACCAGATGCCGAGTTGCATATTTTTCGTGTTTTCACTAATGCtcaa GTATCATATACATCGTGGTTTCTTGATGCATTCAATTATGCTATATTAACTAAAGTTACAGTGCTAAATCTCAGTATTGGTGGTCCAGACTTCATGGATCATCCATTCGTTGATAAAGTTTGGGAACTTACAGCAAATGGTGTAATTATGGTGTCTGCAATTGGAAATGATGGTCCTCTTTATGG AACATTAAATAACCCTGCTGATCAAATGGATGTTATTGGTGTTGGAGGTATAAATTGGGAGGATCAAATAGCTAAATTTTCATCGAGAGGTATGACAACATGGGAATTACCATCTGGTTATGGAAGAGTTAAACCTGACTTAGTTACATATGGATCAGGAGTGAGAGGTTCGGCATTACAGACTGGTTGCAGAACACTCTCTGGTACTTCTGTTGCTAGTCCCGTTGTAGCTGGTGCTGTAGCACTTTTAGCAAGTGGTTTTGTCCAACCAGATGGATCtcaaaatgttaaaagaagg AAGGTAACACCGGCTAGTATGAAACAAGCATTACTTAGTTCCGCACGACGTTTACCAGGGGTTGGTATGTTTGAACAAGGAGCAGGAAAATTAGATTTGTTGAGAgcgtttcattttttaagaTTATACACGCCCATGTGTACTCTCAGTCCAAG tTACATAGATTTGACTGAGTGCCAGTACATGTGGCCATATTGTACTCAAGCTGTTTATCATACTGGTATACcaataatcgtaaatataacaataataaatggaTTGGGTGTTTCGGGTCATATTACGGATCTTACTTGGCATCCATATACTGGTAATGGTAACGGAGAACGAATTGATATATCATTAACGCACAGCGATGTTCTATGGCCATGGTCAGGCTGGTTAGCAGTTTCTATAACTGTTCCATCGAGTTCTCGTGATTGGCAGGGTATAGCACAAG GTCATATATCTATAACTATAAAATCACCGCCAAGTGATGGGGAAGAAGAATCTCGTCAATCGACGATTGAACTACCATTAAAAGCCAAAGTTATACCAACTCCGCCTCGACA CAAACGTATTCTTTGGGATCAGTACCATAACTTACGTTATCCTCCAGGATATTTTCCAAGAGATGATTTACATGCAAAAAGTGATCCTCTTGATTGGAACGGTGATCATATTCATAcaaattttaaagatatgtatCAGCATTTACGCAATGCTGGATATTATCTCGAAGTACTTGGCCATCCATTTACCTGTTTTGATGCTAAAAATTATGGAACGTTACTTATTGTTGATACAGAAGAAGAATTCTTTCCTGAAGAA GTGGCAAAATTAAAACAAGACGTCGAAGAAGATGGGCTTTCTGTAATTATTTTTGCAGATTGGTATAATGTTACTGTCATGCGAAAGGTAAAATTTTATGATGAAAATACTCGTCAATGGTGGGTTCCTGATACAGGAGGTGCAAATATACCAGCTTTAAACGACCTTTTATATCCTAACTGGGGAATAGCATTTAGTGATCAAGTACAAGATGGTCAATTTAGTCTTGGTCAACATTCACCTGTATCTTTTGCTTCTGGATCAACTATTGCTCG ATTTCCACGAGACGGAGTTCTACTTTATGCAAAATTACGTGATCAAGGTCAAGAATTTCTTCTGGAAACTGAAACAGGATCGTCAAAACTTGTACCAATTCTTGGACTTTTACAAACTAAACGTTATGAAAGTGTTAAGGAGAACTACAATATCAAggataacgatataaaagattttgaaGAAGAATCTCCAGAAGACAATCATGAGAAAGAACATGTAAATGATATGCCTGGTAGGCTTGTAGTATATGGAGATTCAAATTGCATTGACGACAGTCATTTACaaaaac cTTGTTTCTGGATGCTCGATGCCATCTTAGAATATACAACTACAGGCCGAATAGCAActatatttatgaatgaaaattcaCATCCAAATAAAGATCCAAAGGAATCAGATCATTTCGAGAATAACATATTACCTCAACGAATAGAGGGTAGCAATTTCAAACGCCATAGCAAGGTAGTAGCATCTGAAGGTACTGGAGCAGGTCGTTATCGTCCACTACCATCGTGTCCCACTATTACGCTAGCTTTACCAAAACCAGTTAATGAATCTGCACCCAC aaatttatataaatctcaAAAATTACTATCTGTGGGAAGTGGAATAATGGCTGCAAATCCAATTCCACAAGAAGATTCATTATGGCTTAAACGACATATTGGAGCAAGTGTtcctttcttatataataataatttaaatggagTTGTTAATAACATAAAGCAAAATGAACAGGACCATCAAGTGACTGTGAATCAATGgtattatatagtaataattattatggtaGGCgtgattcttttttgtttactgAATCGGTGGAATTGGTTGATATTTAGAAGACATTCTAGAAGAAAACGAACAGTTGGTAAATTACGTAGAGTTATACAAGCTATTGCCATGCGCCAGGTGCCTCAAATGTAA